One segment of Brassica napus cultivar Da-Ae chromosome C3, Da-Ae, whole genome shotgun sequence DNA contains the following:
- the LOC111211571 gene encoding probable long-chain-alcohol O-fatty-acyltransferase 2 translates to MEEELRNLVKVCISVLISISYCYYISSKIPKGFVRLLSLLPIFIIFLLIPLFFSSLHFCAISAFFLTWLANFKLLLFAFDQEPLSPLPSIFSRFLCFTCFPIKTKQNPSSNRIYNKPKWVLAFKVILFSSLLHLYGKNYHNTLPRLAFLSIFTIHVYIELEFILVLVGGLLSTLLGCEIEPVFNEPYLATSFQDFWSRRWNRMVPSVLRPTIHIPVQRFTAQ, encoded by the coding sequence ATGGAAGAAGAGTTGAGAAACTTAGTCAAGGTTTGTATCTCTGTCTTAATCTCCATATCTTACTGTTACTACATCTCTTCAAAAATTCCCAAAGGTTTTGTTCGTCTCCTTTCTCTTCTTCCCATCTTCATCATCTTTCTTCTCATCCCTCTCTTCTTTTCATCCCTCCACTTCTGTGCCATCTCAGCTTTTTTCCTTACATGGCTAGCAAATTTCAAGCTCCTTCTCTTCGCTTTTGATCAAGAACCTTTAAGCCCACTTCCTTCAATTTTCTCCCGTTTCCTCTGCTTTACTTGTTTCCCcatcaaaaccaaacaaaacccTTCTTCAAACCGAATCTACAATAAACCTAAATGGGTTCTTGCGTTCAAAGTTATACTCTTTTCCTCCTTATTACATCTCTACGGTAAAAATTATCATAACACTTTACCTCGGTTGGCTTTCTTGTCTATCTTTACCATCCATGTCTACATTGAGTTAGAATTTATCTTAGTCTTAGTGGGTGGTTTACTCTCTACACTTCTTGGTTGTGAAATCGAACCGGTTTTTAATGAGCCTTACTTGGCTACTTCTTTTCAAGACTTCTGGAGTCGTAGATGGAACCGCATGGTCCCATCCGTTCTACGTCCAACTATTCACATCCCGGTTCAGCGATTTACCGCGCAGTAA